The Halomonas elongata DSM 2581 DNA segment GACCAGACGGTGGGCATTCATCCCACCGGCGCCGAAGAATTCGTGACCATGCGTACTCCGACACGCCGCTGACGACCTTCGGGCAATCCTGTCACGGCGATGTCATTCGGACGGGCCACCCTCGAGGTGGCCCGTTGCGTTATGCGTATGGCCCGAATGAATGTGGACTAAACTGGGTCTGTGCGAACGTCCTGCATTCGATGCCTTTTCGTACAAGACCTGCCGGGGGACATCAGCCGGTACGAGCGCCGGTGGTCGATGTCGCAAGAATGGGGAGAGCCGCTACATACGCGGCCTGGGGAGTGGGCTATAATTTTCTATTATGGAATTCAGCAAGCAAGATAACCTGGTTTTTGAAATGACCATAAGCGGCTGTTATGATGCCGATCAAATTCGCTACAGCGAACCACGACAATGAACGCAACCACAGAGCCCTTTACACCCTCCGCCGACCTGGCCAAGCCCAGCGTGGCCGATGCCGTGGTCGGCCATGAGGCCTCACCGCTCTTCATCCGCAAGCCAAGCCCCGATGACGGCTGGGGCATCTACGAGCTGGTCAAGTCCTGTCCGCCTCTCGACGTCAATTCCGCCTACGCCTATCTGTTGCTGGCCACCCAGTTCCGCGATAGCTGCGCCGTGGCGACCAACGAAGAGGGCGAGATCGTCGGCTTCGTTTCCGGCTACGTGAAGAGCAACGCCCCCGATACCTATTTCCTCTGGCAGGTTGCCGTGGGCGAGAAGGCACGTGGCACCGGCCTGGCCCGTCGTCTGGTGGAAGCCGTGATGACACGCCCGGAAATGGCCGAGGTCCACCATCTCGAGACCACTATCACGCCCGACAACCAGGCGTCCTGGGGCTTGTTCCGCCGTCTCGCCGATCGCTGGCAGGCGCCGTTGAACAGCCGCGAATACTTCTCCACCGATCAACTCGGCGGTGAGCATGACCCGGAAAACCTCGTTCGCATCGGCCCGTTCCAGACCGACCAGATCTGAGCCGGGACGCCGCCTGGCCGGCCCGGTACGGGCCGGCAACCCGTCTTTTCGTTTTATCACTTTCCCCCCACAGGAGGTCGCAATGCAGACCCAGATTCTCGAACGCATGGAGTCCGACGTTCGGACCTACTCCCGCTCCTTCCCGGTCGTCTTCACCAAGGCGCGCAATGCCCGCCTGACCGACGAGGAAGGGCGCGAGTACATCGACTTCCTGGCCGGTGCCGGCACCCTGAACTACGGCCACAACAACCCGCACCTCAAGCAGGCGCTGCTCGACTATATCGACAGCGACGGCATCGTCCACGGCCTGGACTTCTGGACTGCGGCCAAGCGCGACTATCTGGAAACCCTGGAAGAGGTGATCCTCAAGCCGCGCGGTCTCGACTACAAGGTGCATCTGCCCGGACCGACTGGCACCAACGCCGTCGAGGCGGCCATTCGCCTGGCCCGGGTCGCCAAGGGGCGCCACAATATCGTCTCCTTCACCAACGGCTTTCATGGCGTCACCATGGGCGCGCTGGCGACCACCGGTAACCGCAAGTTCCGCGAGGCCACCGGTGGCGTGCCGACCCAGGCTGCTTCCTTCATGCCGTTCGATGGCTACCTCGGCAGCAGCACCGACACCCTCGACTACTTCGAGAAGCTGCTCGGCGACAAGTCCGGCGGCCTGGACGTGCCCGCGGCGGTGATCGTCGAGACAGTGCAGGGCGAGGGCGGTATCAATGTCGCCGGCCTGGAGTGGCTCAAGCGCCTCGAGAGCATCTGCCGCGCCAATGACATCCTGCTGATCATCGACGACATCCAGGCGGGCTGCGGCCGGACCGGCAAGTTCTTCAGCTTCGAGCATGCCGGCATCACGCCGGATATCGTGACCAACTCCAAGTCGCTGTCCGGTTACGGCCTGCCGTTCGCTCACGTCCTGATGCGCCCCGAGCTCGACAAGTGGAAGCCCGGTCAGTACAACGGCACCTTCCGCGGCTTCAACCTGGCTTTCGCCACTGCTGCTGCCGCCATGCGCAAGTACTGGAGCGACGACACCTTCGAGCGTGACGTGCAGCGCAAGGCTCGCATCGTCGAGGAACGCTTCGGCAAGATCGCCGCCTGGCTGAGCGAGAACGGCATCGAGGCCTCCGAGCGCGGCCGCGGGCTGATGCGGGGCATCGACGTGGGTTCCGGCGATATCGCCGACAAGATCACCCACCAAGCCTTCGAGAACGGGTTGATCATCGAAACCAGCGGTCAGGACGGCGAAGTGGTCAAGTGCCTGTGCCCGCTGACCATTCCCGACGAAGACCTGGTCGAGGGACTCGACATCCTCGAGACCAGCACCAAGCAGGCCTTTAGCTGATCGCCTGAGGTGCGCCATCGGGCCTGTCCATGGCATCCTGTATCGGTCGGCCGTGCGCGGCCGGCCAGTCATTGATTCACTGGAGAATCGACATGATCGTTCGCAATCTCGAAGAAGCGCGCCAGACCGACCGTCTGGTCACCGCCGAAAACGGCAACTGGGACAGCACCCGCCTGTCGCTGGCCGAAGATGGTGGCAACTGCTCCTTCCACATCACCCGCATCTTCGAGGGTACCGAGACCCACATCCACTATAAGCATCACTTCGAGGCTGTTTATTGCATCGAAGGCGAGGGCGAAGTGGAAACCCTGGCCGATGGCAAGATCTGGCCCATCAAGCCGGGTGACATCTACATCCTCGACCAGCACGACGAGCACCTGCTGCGCGCCAGCAAGACCATGCACCTGGCCTGCGTGTTCACGCCGGGCCTGACCGGCAACGAAGTGCACCGCGAAGACGGTTCCTACGCACCTGCCGACGAAGCCGACGACCAGAAGCCGCTGTAACCCGGCGCAGTATTCTGCCGTCTCGCACGAAGAGCCCCCGGTCACGATCGGGGGCTCTTTCGTTGTTCGCAGCGGCACGGGTGCCAGTAGCTGGACGCCTCGGACGTTTCATGCCTACTATTGCGTCATGATTGATTCATCGTCCAGAAACCGTCAGCCCGTCGAGGAAGGGGCATTGCCCAACGACCTGGTCAGCGAACTGCTGCTCGGCATGCGTCTAAGCGGCATCCAGTATCGCCGCATACAGGCGGTTCCTCCCTTCGGCATCGGGGGCTTCGGTGCCAGCCCGGGGTGGGCCCACTTTCACTTCATCGCGCGAGGGCCAGTATATCTGCGCAGTCCCGGCGGGGCCGTGCACCGGCTCGAGGTCGGTGACGCAGTGCTTCTGCCGCGCGGCGGACCGCATGAGCTGCTGTCGTCGCCGGAGCAATCCGCCAGTCGTGATATCGCCAGCTTCACGACCGCTCCGCTCTGCAAGGCCGTCAGTGCGGTGCGCAACGGTTCCCCAGAAGTTTGCCAGGAGAGTGGGGCCGTCATCTTCAGCGGCTGCATGGAGTTCGATCTCGGCGGCATGCATCCGCTCGTCGGCTTGATGCCCGAAGTGATGCGTGTCGATACGCTTCAGGATCGCCACCCGGAGATACTGCCGATCCTCCAGGCGATGGAACGCGAAGCGCAGGCCGAGCGGGCGGGCTTCGCCAGCATTCTGTCGCGACTCGCCGATGTCGTTTCCGCCTGCATCGTGCGTGGCTGGGTCGAGTGCGGCTGTGGCGACGCTTCCGGTTGGGTCGAGGCCTTGCGTGACCCACGGCTGGGACGTGTCATCGCCGCCATGCATCGGGAGCCCGGCCGTCATTGGACGGTCGCTGAACTGGCGAAACAGATGGGGAGCTCGCGCTCGGTCTTCGCCGAGCGCTTCCTGACAGTCACCGGACTGACTCCGCATCGTTACATGACCGAGTTGCGCATGCGGCTGGCCACCCAGTGGATCGGACGGGACAGGCAGCCCATCGATGCCGTCGCCCAACGCCTTGGTTATGGTTCCCAGGCCGCCTTCAGCCGTGCCTACAAGCGTGTGACCGGCCGTTCGCCCGGTGCGGTGCGTGCCGAAGCGAGTCGCGAGGGACTTCGGGCATGAGGACCTGAGCCCATTCAGCAGACGTGATATCCGCCCACAATGGAAAAAGGAGAGGTGCCGTTGCATGGAATAGCTCCCTCGACAATGCACCATGCCCAGATGCTCTGGGACTTCATGAGTCTCCGGCAGCCTTGCACAGCGGCGGACGCCATTCTTTGCCTGGGCAGCAACGACATTCAAGTGCCGCGAGTTGGGGCACGCCTATGGCGGGAGAAGTGGGCACCTTATCTGATCATGAGCGGAGGGTTGGCCCACCAGCATGACCTGGCAGCTACCGGCTGGTCGCAACCTGAGGCCGATGTATTTTCCCGAGAAGCCCGCCATGCGGGCGTTCCCCGGGATGCCATATTATGTGAGCGTGCCGCGCGTCATACCGGCGACAATTTCCGCCTGACACGATGTCTGGCGGAGGAGAGCGGTATCATGGTCTCAGGTCGACTCATCATCGTTGCCAAGCCTTATATGACACGTCGTGCTCAGGCTACGGCAGAGATGGCCTGGCCTGAAGTCGAAACCATCGTCCAATGCGAGGACGTCGAACTGATAAGCTATCTGCATCGTTGGCAGGACCCGCAGCGCATCCTGCACCTCATGGTCGGCGACATGCAGAGAATCATGGTCTATCCCGAACGTGGTTTTCAGCGTCGGCAGCCTATACCGGAAGACGTGCGTCTTGCCCAGGAGGCATTGATTGCACAGGGCTTCGACAGGCACTTGCCATGAAGCCGTTGCGGCAGGAAGGATTAGCCACGTTTAGGACACCCGTATTGCCAAGGACCGATGATGACTGCACAACAGCGTCTTACTCTGAGCCTCGCGGATGCCCGGCGCCTGCTGGTGCGCCATCATGGCCGTCCGGGGTCGCTGACGAGCGTGATTCGTCGCCTTGGCACCATCCAGTTCGATCCACTCGCGCCACTCGGCACCAATCCCGATCTGGTCCTGCAAGCGCGGGTGCCGGGTTATCGGCAGGGCGGCTGGCAGGATGCGGCCTATCGGCAGCGACTGCTGGTTGATGGGTGGGACAAGCAGGCCAGCCTGATTCCGCCCGAGCATTGGTGGGCTCAAGCCCCTTTTCATCACTGGTTCGCTCGGCGTTGGCAACAGCGGGGCATCGACATCGACTCGCCGGAAGCCCGGGACATTCTCGATCAGGTAGGGCAGCGGGGCCCCTCGACCAGTCTCGAACTGGGCGATCAGCGATCCGATCCGGCCTTGCGTGGTAGCTGGTATGGTCCCAAGCGTTCACGCCATCTGCTCAAGGCGCTGTGGGATTCGGGACGATTGATGACCCACCATCGCGTCAACGGTCGCCATGCCTATGATCTGCCGGAACGCGTCTTGCCGAATGGGGCGCGCGAAGCGGATGTCGATGAAGATGACGCGCTGCAGCATCTGGTCGTGCGTCGCGTCCAGGCTGCTGGCCTGTTGCGACCGGCAGCCGATGCCGCCGTCTGGCTACTGCCTTGCCGACGTGCCGAGCGCGATCGTATCGCGTCGCGAGCTCTCGACCAGGGGCGCCTGATCGAGCTGGTCGTGGACGGCGAACGCTACTGGGCCACGCCCGAAGCCGTTTCGCTCCTGGATGACAATTCAGCATCGTTCGGCGACGCGGAGCGCAGCATGCGCTTTCTCGCGCCTCTCGATCCGCTGATGTGGGACCGGCGCGGCATTTCCCGTGTCTTTGGTTTCGACTATGTGTGGGAGGTCTACAAGCCTCGTGAGCAGCGTCGCTGGGGCTATTATGTCCTGCCGGTCCTGTGGGGGGATCGCTTCATCGCGCGTTTCGACGCTCAATGCCGGGAAGGCACCCTGACCATTCACGCCTGGCACTGGGAAGCCGATATCATGCCGTCCCGGCTTCCCGAAGGCGCTCCCGAGGCACTGCAGCGGGCTGCCCGCGATTTTCTCGGCTATCTGGGCGCCGATCGGGTCGTGTTGCCCAGAGGGCTGGGTCGCGAAGCCCGATATGCATGGCAAAGGGCGGCCAAATGACATATCGTCCCTTATACTTTCGTAGGTAAATGGATAGGACACATGACCATGAAACGGACCTTCTTCCGCGTCATCCCCGCGATGGTGCTTGTTGCCATGCCAATCGTCTTCAGCCAGCCGGTTCTGGCCGCCGAGACGGTGGACTCGCTCTGTAAAACCAAGGCCGAGCACATCCAGAAGCAGCTTCGTATCGCCAAGGAGTACGGCAATGAGCATCGCGTGCGCGGTTTGGAAAAGTCCCTGGAAGGCGTGCGGCAGCATTGCAGCAACGAGCGCGTCATAGAAGACGCCGAGGAAGATGTCAGCGAGAGCATGGAAGAGGTTCGTGAGCGCCAGGCAGAACTGGCCGAAGCGCAGCAGGAAGGCGACATGGACGATATACGCAAGCGCAGCGAAAAGCTCGAAGAGGCCGTCATGGAGCTCAAAGAACACCAGAACGAACTGGAATCGCTTCAGAACAAGCAATAACGACTGAGACGGTAGAAAAATGGCAGGACAGGGGTGGTCATGACGCTGATCCAGCGGGATTGTCCATGCAGACGGCATGGCCACCTTCCCACCCACTATTTAACATAATATACATTCTGCGAAATAAAGGCTGGCCTGGATCCGAAGCAGACATTACATCGCTCATCCAGACTAACGATCAAAAATTCGATACATCCTGGTATATACCGTCCGGAAATGGCGCTCTATCCTTCCGAGCCAACGACGTCATTTCCCAAGGACACAGGAGCTATCGATGAACGACATCTCGCCACGGGCTGCGCCGGCATGGAGCGCGGTCTTCTCGATGACGCTGGGTGTTTTCGGATTGGTCACGGCGGAGTTTCTGCCGGTGAGCCTGTTGACGCCCATGGCATCGGATCTCGATATCAGCGAAGGCATGGCCGGCCAAACGGTAACGGCAACGGCCGCGATCGCTCTGGTAACCAGCCTGCTGATCACGGCGGCAACCCGGAGGATCGACCGCCGGTATGTTCTGCTGGGATTCTCGACGTTGCTGATAGTCTCGAATCTCCTGGTGGCACTGGCGCCGAACATGCCGCTTCTGTTGCTTGGTCGCGTGCTGCTGGGCATCGCCCTGGGCGGTTTCTGGACCATGTCGGCGGCCACGGTGATGCGGCTGGTGCCCGAGGAAAGCGTGCCACGCGCGCTCTCGATGATTTTCAGCGGTGTGTCGGTGGCCACTATCGTCGCTGCGCCCATGGGCAGCTTCTTCGGCGATATCATAGGCTGGCGAAATGTCTTTCTGATTGCCGCACTGTTTGGCGTGCTGGCCTTGCTGGTGCAATTTGCCACCTTGCCACGCATGGCTCCGAATGCCCAGACGCGCCTGAAAACCCTGGTCGAGGTGCTGCGGCGCCCGATGGTTGGGCTCGGCATTCTGGCCGCCGCCATGATCTTTGCGGGCCATTTCGCCTTCTTTACCTATATTCGTCCCTTCCTCGAAACCGTCACTCGCGTCGACGTGAATGGTATATCCAGTATTTTGCTGGGATTTGGCCTGGCCAACTTCCTGGGAACTTTCCTGGGAGGCTTCATGCTCGAACGCAATATGCGTTTCACGCAGATCGTCATGCCGGCGACGATGGGAATCCTTGGCCTGGGACTATCGGGCGTCGGCGGCATTCCCATGGCCGATGCACTGATGGTGGCGCTCTGGGGCATGGCATTCGGCACCGTTCCTGTCGCGTGGTCCACCTGGCTGACCCGCACGGTGCCTGATGAAGCTGAAAGCGCTGGCGGTCTGCTGGTGGCAGCGATCCAGTTCGCGATCGCCAGTGGCGCGGCCGTCGGCGGCCTGGTCTTCGATACCAGTGGTGCCATCGGAGTCTTTGCGGTGAGTGGCGTCGTGCTGCTGATGGCAGCACTGCTCATCCTGTTCGGTGTCAGGGCCCAGGCAGCCATTCCGACCTGATCGATACCATCAATGCGTGTCTGGGGGCGCCATCATGGCGCCCTTCTTTTGTTTGTCATCAAGTTCTTCTTGTTCACATTTTCTGATCGTCCAGCCCCTGGACATGCCTCGTCGGGCTGATCCTGTTCGGGGGATAGTTCCCTCTATCATGCTGGTTCGGGCCATCATCGTGGACAGCGGGAAGCCGGCTCCTTATCATCCCAGCAGCTCATCATCTCGTTCACGTCAGTTCAAAGGACACCCACGATATGCCGAATCGCCCAATGTTGATGTTATCGCTCTTCGGGTCAATGGCATTACTCGGGGGCTGCGCCCAACTGTCTTCACAGCAGCAGGAGCCGCCGCCGCCAGTGACGGCAGCACAGTTCGAGTCAGGGATCCAGCGTCTGGAGAGCAATCTTGCCGCCCGTTGCGAGAACCAGTCGCAGCTGCTGTCGATGCAGCGTATGGAACAGCGGACGCTGACTGCCGATGTGCGCGAGGTGGGCAGCTTGTTGCGAGGCCTGCGCGGCGATATCGCGGCCCTTGATGACAACGATGACAAGCAGGCGACCCAGGTCGTCACCGAGTGCCTGGCAGCCGATGACAGGCTGGCCAACAAGGAACTCCTGGGCCGCAGCGAATGGATCGGGCTGCCGAACGTCGGCACCTACTTGCAGGCACGGGTGGATTCCGGTGCGGATACCTCATCGCTCAGCGCCAGGGAAATCACCAGCTTCGAACGGGATGGCGAAGACTGGGTACGCTTCAAGCTTGGCCTCGATGACGATGACAGCGCCGTCGACACAATTCGCGACAGCTGGGTCGAGGCGCCGGTGGAGCGTCGTGTGCGAATCGAGCAGGCAACCGGGGAGGAATCCCGCCCGGTCATCAAGCTGCTGATGACCCTGGGCCCGATCCGTGAAACAGTTGAGTTCACGCTGACGGATCGCGCTCATCTCGATTATCCGGTTCTGCTCGGGCGTCATTTCCTGATGGACATTGCCATCATCGATGTTGCCGAAGACTTTCTCCATGGGCGGCCCGATTTCCCCCGTGGATCCGAGTCGTCGGACGACGCCGACCAGACAGAAGACGAAACACCCTGATATACGGATGTATTTCACCCTGATTCTCCAAGGAAGTTGAGATGTCCCGACTGCCCTTCTATCTGATCGTTGCCCTGTTGCTGGTCGCCGGCATCGGCTTGAGCATTCACCGCCATGTCCAGTTCGAGGTGCCCTGGACGCCGGGCGAGCAGCGGCAAGTCTGGGAAATCGAGGCTCAGGTCAACTTCCTTGCCGATGGTGGTCCCGCCAAGGTGGAAATGGCACTGCCCTCCACTCAGCAAGGCTTCCGTGTGCTGACCGAACACACGGCGTCACCGGGCTATGGTCTTTCCTTTCTCGAGGAGAACGGCAGCCGTCGCGCCCTCTGGTCTATCCGCGATGCTACCGGCAATCAGCAACTCTATTACAGCAGCCGCATCCAGGTAGCTCCCCAGGCTCGCGCATCCGAGACGCCGCCTCCTTCACCGAAACCCGATGTCGTCTGGGAGCGCCCCTACGATACGGCGGCCTCCCAGGTCATCGACCGTGCCTGGTCGCGCAGTGCCGACCCCTTCACCTTCACCCGCGAGCTGATTCGCGAGTTCAGCGAACAGCGTCAGGGCGAGAACGCCCGCTTGTTGCTGACCCAGTTCGATCGCGTGCCACTGGTGGTTCGGCTGCTCAATCAGGCCGGTATCGCAGCACGCGAGGTCAGCGGCTTGATGCTCGAGGATGGGCGACGCCGACAGAGCCTGACCCCCTGGATCCAGGTCTACGACGGAGATGAGCAGTCGCTCTTCAACCCGACCACCGGCGAACAGGGACGCCCCGAGAATCTTCTGCTATGGGAGAACGCCGGCAAGTCGGTGCTCGAGGTTCAGGGCGGCACCAACTCCCAGGTCTACTTTTCCATGCTGTCGCGCAACCAGCCCGCCGGGGCCGCCGTGCGCAGCCGCATGGCCGAGGCATCCGACACCATCCTCAACTTCTCGATCCACAGCCTGCCTCTCGAGGAACAGGCGCTGTTCCAGACGATTCTGCTGATTCCCATCGGCGCGCTGGTCGTGGTCCTGCTGCGAGTGCTGGTCGGCATCAAGACCTCGGGGACCTTCATGCCGGTGCTGATCGCCCTGGCCTTCATCCAGACCACCCTGGCCACCGGCCTGATCGGCTTTTTGCTGGTGGTGGCCGTGGGCCTGGTGATCCGCAATTACCTGTCCTACCTTAACTTGCTGCTGGTGGCGAGGGTCACGGCGGTCATCATCACGGTGATCGCCATCATCTCGCTGTTCTCGGTACTGTCCTATCGCATCGGTCTCAACGCTGGCCTGACCATCACCTTCTTCCCGATGATCATCCTCTCCTGGACCATCGAGCGCATGTCGATCCTCTGGGAAGAGGAAGGCCCCAAGGAGGTCCTGATCCAGGGCGGCGGCAGCCTGCTGACCGCGGTACTGGCCTATCTGGCCATGAACAATCCCTGGATTCGCCATATCACCTTCAACTTCCTCGGCGTGCAGCTGATCCTGATGGCGTTGATCCTGATGCTCGGCAACTACACCGGCTATCGTCTGCTGGAGCTGCGTCGTTTCAAGCCGGTCACGGAGGACTGAGTCGATGTGGACGACCCCCGGCAAGCTGCGCGCCAAGGGCATCATCGGCATGAACCGGCGCAACATTCGCTATATCGGCCGCTACAACGACCGGCGGCTCTATCCGCTGGTCGATGACAAGCTCCAGACCAAGCTGCTCGCCCAGCGCTACGACATCACCACCCCTGCCCTGATCGGCACGGTGTCGACCCAGTTCGGCGTCAAGCATATCCGCGACATGCTCGACGGCCACAGCGGGTTCGTCATCAAGCCGGCCAAGGGCAGTGGCGGCAAGGGCATCCTGGTCATCGAGCGCGTCGAGGGCCAGCATTACATCAAGCCCAGTGGCGCCCACCTGACGCTCAAGGATGTCGAGCGACATGTCTCCAACATCCTCTCCGGACTCTACTCGCTGGGTGGGTCCCCGGATGTGGCGATCATCGAAGGGCTGATCAACTTCGACGAGACCTTCAACGAGTACACTTACGAAGGTGTGCCGGATATTCGTGTCATCGTCTTCAAGGGCTATCCGGTCATGGCCATGATGCGGCTTTCCACTGCCGCCTCGGATGGCAAGGCCAACCTGCACCAGGGGGCGGTGGGCGTCGGCATCGACATCGCTTCAGGCCAGGCGATACGCGGCGTGCAATTCGACCGCTCGCGTCACGACCATCCCGATACCGGACATGAACTGGCCAGCCTGAGGATCGCCAACTGGCACACCTTGCTGAAGCTGGCGGCAAGTTGCTATGAAATGACGTCGCTGGGATATCTCGGTACCGACATGGTGCTGGATCGCGATCATGGCCCCATGTTGCTGGAGCTCAACGCGCGCCCCGGCCTGGCCATCCAGATGGCCAACGGTGAAGGCCTGCGCAACCGCTTGGATCTCATCGAGCAGCAGCCCGGCGGGCTCGACGTCGAACAACGGGTGGACTTTGCCCAGCAGCACTTTGCCCGACGCAGCGAGCTCGACGCCGTCCGCGCGGCGGCATCGGCACAAACGGCGTCGGCGTGACGCGGCTTCGCGGGATGCCTGGCGATGGCGGTGTGCGGCGCGTAGAATGGGCCATCCACCCCGAAACCGCATGGCCAGCATGACCGATTCACGAGCCTTGATGGACCAGGCAGAGCGACAATGCCGTCGCCGCGGCGTCCGCTTCACGCCCATTCGCCAGCGAGTGCTGCAGATGATCGCCGACACGCGTGGCGGGCTGAAGGCCTATGATCTTCTCGATCGCCTCGCCACCGAGCATGCCTCGGCCAGGCCGCCCACGGTATATCGCGCTCTGGAGTTCCTCATCGATCAGGGCCTGGTGCATCGCATCGAGTCGCTCAATGCCTATGTGGCCTGCCCGTGTCCCGAGCATGCCCACGGCTTCCAACTGCTGATCTGTCGCGACTGCGGCCGGGTCGAGGAACTGCACCTCGACGATATCAATGAGCAGTTGGGACAGCGCGCCCACGAACTGGGATTCACGGTACAGCGCCAGACCATCGAACTGCTGGGCCGTTGCGAGGCCTGCCACGCGGTCCCCCAGACGTCCTGAGCCAGCCGGAGCCCCCATGTCAGATGTCTTGAAAGCGCTGGAAGGCGCCGCCCTCGATACACGTCGCCCGCTCGACGAAATCCTCGATGCCGTCCGCTTCAACGAGGCCGGCCTGATACCCGCCATCGCCCAGCAGCATGATTCCGGCGAGGTGCTGATGATGGCCTGGATGAATCGCGAGACGCTGGAAGAAACCCTGCGGACTGGGCGCGTCTGCTACTGGTCGCGCTCACGGGGCAAACCCTGGCGCAAGGGGGAATCCTCCGGGCAACAGCAGCATCTGCAAGCGGCAAGCCTCGATTGCGACGGCGACACCCTGCTGCTGCAGGTCGACCAGACCGGGCCGGCCTGCCACACCGGGCGGCGTAGCTGCTTCTACGTGACGCTCGACGCAGACGAGGCCCGTATCACCAGCGAGCCGATGATCGACCCACGAACCCTGTATGGCGACAAGACGCCCCACTGAGGCCATGCGCGCCCTCGCCCGCGGCCTGCGTGCCGGCCTCGCCTTCATCATGATCGGCCTGGTGCGTCTCTATCAGTGGCTGATCAGCCCCCTGCTCGGCCCGCGTTGCCGTTACTGGCCAAGCTGCTCCCAGTACACCGTCGAGGCGCTGCGCGTCCATGGCCCACTGCGCGGCGGCTGGTTGGCGACTCGGCGCATTCTGCGTTGCCATCCGGGCGCTGCGGGCGGCATCGACCCGGTCCCCGGCGGCCCCAGCGAGCGGCTGTGTCAGGAAGATCCCGAGCTGGATGACGACTTCCACTGCCGATAGTGGAAGCCCTCTGCTGCCTGCGCTTGAGCCGCCAAATGATTATCGCGTCAAGAAAATGATGATAGGCGCAGGCTTTTCTTCAAAAACGCTTGAGTCACGCGACTTCCTGCTCGGCGACGCGATAGATGCGTTCGAGCATGGCATTCAGGCCGTTGCTGCGGGTCGGTGACAGATGCTTGTCGAGGCCGAGGTCCTTGAGGAAATGCGGGCTGGTGGCCCGGATGTCTGCCGGATGACGATCGTTGTAGATGCGCATCAGCACCGCGATCAGCCCCGAGACGATGGCGGCATCCGATACGGCATCGAAATGCAGCGCCTCGCCGTCGCGGCGATGGTGCATCCAGACATTCGACTGGCAGCCCTGGATCTTGAGCTCCTCGACCTTCCACT contains these protein-coding regions:
- a CDS encoding ATP-dependent zinc protease family protein, giving the protein MPNRPMLMLSLFGSMALLGGCAQLSSQQQEPPPPVTAAQFESGIQRLESNLAARCENQSQLLSMQRMEQRTLTADVREVGSLLRGLRGDIAALDDNDDKQATQVVTECLAADDRLANKELLGRSEWIGLPNVGTYLQARVDSGADTSSLSAREITSFERDGEDWVRFKLGLDDDDSAVDTIRDSWVEAPVERRVRIEQATGEESRPVIKLLMTLGPIRETVEFTLTDRAHLDYPVLLGRHFLMDIAIIDVAEDFLHGRPDFPRGSESSDDADQTEDETP
- a CDS encoding inactive transglutaminase family protein: MSRLPFYLIVALLLVAGIGLSIHRHVQFEVPWTPGEQRQVWEIEAQVNFLADGGPAKVEMALPSTQQGFRVLTEHTASPGYGLSFLEENGSRRALWSIRDATGNQQLYYSSRIQVAPQARASETPPPSPKPDVVWERPYDTAASQVIDRAWSRSADPFTFTRELIREFSEQRQGENARLLLTQFDRVPLVVRLLNQAGIAAREVSGLMLEDGRRRQSLTPWIQVYDGDEQSLFNPTTGEQGRPENLLLWENAGKSVLEVQGGTNSQVYFSMLSRNQPAGAAVRSRMAEASDTILNFSIHSLPLEEQALFQTILLIPIGALVVVLLRVLVGIKTSGTFMPVLIALAFIQTTLATGLIGFLLVVAVGLVIRNYLSYLNLLLVARVTAVIITVIAIISLFSVLSYRIGLNAGLTITFFPMIILSWTIERMSILWEEEGPKEVLIQGGGSLLTAVLAYLAMNNPWIRHITFNFLGVQLILMALILMLGNYTGYRLLELRRFKPVTED
- a CDS encoding alpha-L-glutamate ligase-like protein, which codes for MWTTPGKLRAKGIIGMNRRNIRYIGRYNDRRLYPLVDDKLQTKLLAQRYDITTPALIGTVSTQFGVKHIRDMLDGHSGFVIKPAKGSGGKGILVIERVEGQHYIKPSGAHLTLKDVERHVSNILSGLYSLGGSPDVAIIEGLINFDETFNEYTYEGVPDIRVIVFKGYPVMAMMRLSTAASDGKANLHQGAVGVGIDIASGQAIRGVQFDRSRHDHPDTGHELASLRIANWHTLLKLAASCYEMTSLGYLGTDMVLDRDHGPMLLELNARPGLAIQMANGEGLRNRLDLIEQQPGGLDVEQRVDFAQQHFARRSELDAVRAAASAQTASA
- a CDS encoding transcriptional repressor, producing MTDSRALMDQAERQCRRRGVRFTPIRQRVLQMIADTRGGLKAYDLLDRLATEHASARPPTVYRALEFLIDQGLVHRIESLNAYVACPCPEHAHGFQLLICRDCGRVEELHLDDINEQLGQRAHELGFTVQRQTIELLGRCEACHAVPQTS
- the hisI gene encoding phosphoribosyl-AMP cyclohydrolase, translated to MSDVLKALEGAALDTRRPLDEILDAVRFNEAGLIPAIAQQHDSGEVLMMAWMNRETLEETLRTGRVCYWSRSRGKPWRKGESSGQQQHLQAASLDCDGDTLLLQVDQTGPACHTGRRSCFYVTLDADEARITSEPMIDPRTLYGDKTPH
- the yidD gene encoding membrane protein insertion efficiency factor YidD → MATRRPTEAMRALARGLRAGLAFIMIGLVRLYQWLISPLLGPRCRYWPSCSQYTVEALRVHGPLRGGWLATRRILRCHPGAAGGIDPVPGGPSERLCQEDPELDDDFHCR
- a CDS encoding SufE family protein, with product MSTEITAEQAQQELLEEFEMFDNWMDRYQYIIDMGKQLPAFPEEWKVEELKIQGCQSNVWMHHRRDGEALHFDAVSDAAIVSGLIAVLMRIYNDRHPADIRATSPHFLKDLGLDKHLSPTRSNGLNAMLERIYRVAEQEVA